From the Nonlabens marinus S1-08 genome, one window contains:
- a CDS encoding polyribonucleotide nucleotidyltransferase, with amino-acid sequence MKPQVFKQVIKMANGPDITIETGALAKQAHGSVVITCGKAMLLGTVVSSYKSTGLDFLPLTVDYREKFAAAGKYPGGFFKREARPNDGEVLTMRLVDRVLRPLFPKDYHAEVQVMIQLMSHDDEVMPDAMAGLAASAAIQLSDLPFECPISEVRVARVDGEFVINPSYSQLAEADLEMMIGASADSVMMVEGEMEEISEEDMIAAIKAAHEAIKDQCAAQVALAEAVGKKEVREYEGEREDADIEAKVAELAYQKVYDVAKQGSAKHERSAAFSEVKEDVKAQFSEEDQEENGDLISKYFNKTHKKAVRDVLLNEGIRLDGRKTTDIRDIWCEVDYLPSTHGSAIFSRGETQALATVTLGTSRDANIIDMASQEGEERFYLHYNFPPFSTGEARPLRGTSRREIGHGNLAQRALKRMLPNDLPYTVRVVSEVLESNGSSSMATVCAGTMALMDAGLPMKKPVSGIAMGLITEGDKYAVLSDILGDEDHLGDMDFKVTGTADGITACQMDIKVKGLSYEILTNALMQAKEGRMHILGKLTDTIAAPAADVKPHAPKMESMEIEGKYIGAVIGPGGKVIQELQKETDTVINIKEENEMGIIEIAGTDRAKIEAALERIQNIIFEPTVGETYHVKVVKMLDFGAVVEFKPGKETLLHVSEFDYKRIEDPSTVLSVGDTLDVKYMGVDPRTKKQKVSRKETMPKPEGWTERPPRRDNDRNDRGRGRDDRRSGGRRDDRRSDDRPRRNNDDNKSED; translated from the coding sequence ATGAAACCACAAGTTTTTAAACAAGTGATCAAGATGGCCAATGGGCCTGATATCACTATTGAAACTGGAGCGCTTGCAAAACAAGCACATGGATCTGTCGTGATCACATGTGGTAAAGCAATGCTTCTAGGAACTGTAGTGTCCAGCTACAAATCTACTGGACTAGATTTCCTTCCACTTACTGTAGACTACCGTGAGAAATTTGCCGCTGCCGGTAAATATCCAGGCGGATTCTTCAAGCGTGAAGCTCGTCCTAACGATGGTGAGGTTCTTACCATGCGTCTTGTAGACCGTGTGCTACGTCCACTTTTCCCTAAGGATTACCATGCAGAGGTTCAGGTAATGATCCAATTGATGTCTCACGATGATGAGGTGATGCCAGATGCTATGGCAGGACTTGCAGCATCTGCAGCCATCCAACTTTCTGACCTTCCGTTTGAATGTCCTATTTCTGAAGTACGTGTAGCGCGTGTGGATGGCGAGTTTGTCATCAATCCTAGCTATTCCCAACTAGCAGAAGCTGACCTAGAAATGATGATAGGTGCGAGCGCAGATAGCGTGATGATGGTAGAAGGTGAAATGGAAGAGATCTCTGAAGAGGATATGATCGCCGCCATTAAAGCTGCCCATGAAGCAATCAAAGATCAGTGTGCTGCTCAAGTAGCACTTGCTGAAGCAGTAGGTAAAAAAGAAGTACGCGAGTACGAAGGTGAGCGTGAAGATGCTGATATCGAAGCTAAAGTTGCAGAATTGGCTTACCAAAAAGTTTACGATGTTGCAAAACAAGGAAGTGCTAAGCATGAGCGTAGCGCAGCCTTTAGCGAGGTCAAAGAAGATGTAAAAGCACAGTTTTCTGAAGAAGATCAAGAGGAAAATGGTGATTTGATCTCTAAGTATTTCAACAAAACCCACAAGAAAGCAGTACGTGATGTATTGCTAAATGAGGGAATTCGTCTGGATGGTCGTAAGACTACAGACATACGTGACATCTGGTGTGAGGTAGATTATCTTCCATCAACTCACGGTAGTGCCATTTTCTCTCGTGGAGAAACTCAAGCACTTGCAACGGTAACACTAGGAACTTCAAGAGATGCCAACATCATTGATATGGCGTCACAAGAAGGTGAAGAGCGTTTCTACCTACACTATAACTTCCCACCATTCTCAACTGGAGAAGCCCGTCCACTACGTGGAACTTCCCGTCGTGAGATAGGTCACGGAAACCTGGCTCAACGTGCTTTGAAAAGAATGCTTCCTAATGACCTTCCTTATACAGTAAGAGTTGTATCTGAGGTATTGGAATCCAATGGTTCTTCTTCCATGGCAACTGTTTGTGCTGGCACTATGGCATTGATGGATGCGGGTCTGCCTATGAAGAAACCAGTTTCTGGTATCGCCATGGGATTGATTACTGAAGGTGATAAATATGCTGTATTGTCTGATATCTTAGGTGATGAAGATCACTTGGGTGACATGGACTTTAAAGTAACTGGTACTGCAGACGGTATTACTGCTTGTCAAATGGACATCAAGGTAAAAGGTCTTTCTTATGAGATACTTACCAATGCATTAATGCAAGCCAAAGAAGGCCGCATGCACATTCTAGGAAAACTAACTGACACGATTGCGGCTCCTGCTGCAGATGTGAAGCCACACGCTCCTAAGATGGAATCTATGGAGATTGAAGGCAAGTACATTGGTGCTGTGATAGGACCTGGTGGAAAAGTAATTCAAGAATTACAGAAAGAAACCGATACGGTGATCAACATCAAGGAAGAAAACGAGATGGGAATTATCGAGATCGCAGGTACAGACCGTGCTAAGATCGAGGCAGCTCTAGAGCGTATCCAGAACATCATTTTTGAACCAACAGTTGGTGAGACCTACCATGTGAAGGTGGTGAAGATGTTAGACTTTGGTGCCGTGGTAGAATTTAAGCCTGGTAAGGAAACTTTGCTACACGTAAGTGAGTTTGATTACAAGCGTATTGAAGACCCTTCTACCGTATTGAGCGTTGGTGATACTCTAGACGTTAAATACATGGGTGTTGACCCAAGAACCAAGAAGCAAAAAGTTTCTCGTAAGGAAACTATGCCGAAACCAGAAGGCTGGACAGAACGTCCACCACGTCGTGACAATGATCGCAACGATCGTGGTCGTGGTCGTGATGACCGTCGCAGTGGTGGAAGACGCGATGACCGTAGATCTGATGATCGTCCTCGTCGTAACAACGATGACAATAAGTCTGAGGATTAG
- the rpsO gene encoding 30S ribosomal protein S15, producing the protein MYLAPEKKAEVFAKYGKSANDTGNTDSQIALFTYRINHLTEHLKRNRHDYNTERSLVKLVGKRRSLLDYKMKKDIVAYRELIKELGIRK; encoded by the coding sequence ATGTATTTAGCACCAGAAAAAAAAGCTGAGGTTTTCGCAAAGTACGGGAAATCGGCAAATGACACAGGGAATACCGATTCTCAAATCGCGTTGTTCACCTACCGTATCAACCACTTGACAGAACACCTTAAGAGAAATCGTCACGACTACAACACAGAGCGCAGCCTTGTGAAGCTTGTAGGAAAGCGTCGTTCCCTTCTTGATTACAAGATGAAGAAAGACATTGTTGCTTACCGTGAGTTGATTAAAGAATTAGGAATTAGAAAGTAA
- the accD gene encoding acetyl-CoA carboxylase, carboxyltransferase subunit beta codes for MAWFKREKKGITTPTEAKKDTPKGLWYKSPTGKIIDSEQLKNNFYVSPENGYHVKIGSKEYFEILFDNNEFEELNPNITSKDPLKFTDTKKYTDRLEAAQAKTGLKDAIRTAVGKSNGHDLVVACMDFSFIGGSMGSVVGEKIARAADHSLKNKIPFMIISKSGGARMMEAALSLMQLAKTSAKLAQLADAGIPYLSLCTDPTTGGTTASFAMLGDINMGEPGALIAFAGPRVVRDTTGKELPEGFQTAEFLLEKGFLDFIVPRPQLKKKVNQYLDLILNREMETA; via the coding sequence ATGGCTTGGTTTAAAAGAGAAAAAAAAGGAATCACAACACCTACTGAGGCTAAGAAGGACACGCCTAAAGGATTGTGGTATAAATCCCCTACAGGAAAAATAATAGATTCTGAGCAACTTAAGAATAACTTTTATGTGAGTCCAGAAAATGGATACCATGTAAAAATAGGTAGCAAAGAATATTTTGAAATCTTATTTGACAATAATGAGTTTGAGGAATTGAACCCAAATATCACCTCAAAAGATCCACTGAAATTTACGGATACCAAAAAATATACTGATCGACTAGAAGCAGCGCAGGCAAAAACTGGTTTGAAAGACGCAATACGCACAGCAGTAGGTAAATCCAATGGTCACGATCTTGTTGTTGCTTGTATGGACTTCTCTTTTATAGGTGGTTCCATGGGTAGTGTAGTAGGTGAAAAGATTGCTCGTGCGGCAGATCATTCATTGAAAAACAAAATCCCGTTCATGATCATCTCTAAATCTGGAGGTGCCCGCATGATGGAAGCTGCTTTGTCATTAATGCAATTAGCGAAAACAAGTGCAAAATTGGCGCAACTAGCTGATGCTGGAATTCCTTACCTCTCTTTATGTACCGATCCTACCACAGGTGGTACCACTGCATCATTTGCAATGTTAGGAGACATCAACATGGGTGAGCCAGGAGCATTGATTGCTTTCGCTGGACCACGTGTAGTGCGCGATACAACTGGTAAAGAATTACCAGAAGGTTTCCAAACCGCAGAGTTCTTGTTAGAAAAAGGATTCCTAGACTTTATAGTGCCTAGACCACAGTTAAAGAAGAAAGTGAATCAATATCTTGATTTGATATTGAATCGAGAGATGGAAACAGCATAG
- the fbaA gene encoding class II fructose-bisphosphate aldolase, which produces MSHHIKPGVATGKHVQEIFNHAKTNGYALPAVNVIGSSSVNAVMETAAELNSPVIIQYSNGGSIFNAGKGLSNENQRAAILGGIAGAEHIHRLAEAYGATVILHTDHCAKPLLPWIDGLLGASEARFRESGKSLYSSHMIDLSEEPLEENIEICKRYLERMSKMDMTLEIELGITGGEEDGVDNSDVDESKLYTQPEEVAYAYEELKKVSDQFTIAAAFGNVHGVYKPGNVKLTPKILKNSQEYVTKKYGVEHNHIDFVFHGGSGSTLEEIREAIGYGVVKMNIDTDLQWAFADGVKKYMDSNDDFMKTQIGNSTGADIPNKKYYDPRKWLRVGEESFKARLKQAFEDLNNVGTL; this is translated from the coding sequence ATGAGTCACCATATCAAACCAGGAGTTGCTACAGGCAAACATGTTCAAGAAATATTCAACCATGCTAAGACTAACGGCTATGCGTTACCAGCGGTAAATGTAATAGGTTCCAGTTCAGTCAATGCGGTGATGGAAACAGCGGCAGAACTTAATTCGCCAGTCATTATTCAGTACTCTAACGGTGGATCTATATTTAACGCAGGTAAAGGCTTGAGCAACGAGAATCAACGGGCGGCTATTTTAGGCGGTATCGCTGGTGCAGAGCATATCCACCGACTCGCTGAGGCTTATGGCGCAACAGTTATTCTTCATACAGATCACTGTGCTAAGCCATTACTGCCCTGGATCGATGGTTTATTAGGTGCTAGTGAAGCACGCTTTCGCGAAAGCGGAAAAAGCCTCTACTCCTCGCACATGATTGACTTGAGTGAAGAGCCATTAGAAGAGAACATTGAGATTTGTAAAAGATATCTAGAGCGCATGTCAAAAATGGACATGACCCTAGAAATTGAACTTGGAATTACAGGCGGTGAAGAAGATGGTGTAGATAATAGTGATGTAGACGAATCAAAATTATACACACAACCAGAAGAAGTTGCTTATGCTTATGAAGAACTCAAAAAAGTAAGTGATCAATTTACCATTGCAGCTGCTTTTGGAAACGTTCATGGAGTGTACAAACCAGGAAATGTAAAGTTGACTCCAAAGATTTTGAAGAATTCACAAGAGTATGTGACTAAAAAATATGGTGTAGAGCACAACCATATTGACTTTGTATTTCATGGTGGATCTGGCTCAACATTAGAAGAAATACGTGAGGCTATAGGTTACGGTGTTGTAAAAATGAATATTGATACTGATTTACAATGGGCATTTGCTGATGGCGTTAAAAAATATATGGACAGCAACGACGATTTTATGAAGACCCAAATAGGGAATTCAACGGGTGCTGACATTCCTAACAAGAAATACTACGACCCACGCAAATGGTTGCGTGTGGGTGAAGAATCATTCAAAGCACGCTTGAAGCAGGCATTTGAAGATTTGAATAATGTTGGAACACTTTAA
- the tamL gene encoding translocation and assembly module lipoprotein TamL yields MERKLHAKIGLFITLVIISMSCSTIKRVPDGQKLLIENEIIVDSLNVVSDRVYNLPIQKPNQKLLTYPLRLHVYNLARPHRDSIYLKWMQENPKALKRRNAILSEKQTIELGEGLVAFNQWLKRTGEAPVLVNEDLAKKSSERLRQWYWNQGWFNTEVDEEIVDAKRPKRARVQYYVNRHQPYVVDSINTRISTPVIDSLYTATKDNSLLQSGEQYYTRDINLERDRLYKLFRNSGVIHMEKEFIKFEGDTVNTDHKANLTLIIRDREIQVADSSIREPFKLHKISEVNIIPDFQTDGTVVKADTTVFKNYNIIRSQKSRYNEKVLTDAVFFEPGFVYRDLDRDRTYKRITELNSFLYPSITYTEDPADSTGTNLIANVLLTSKKKYNLVFGTEASHSNIQSFGIGLNTSFLVRNIFHGSELFSLTFRGNIGASSNNATGDSRFFDLQELGADASLIFPRLFFPLKTDAIIPKYMSPATNMSLGFVSQTNIGLDRQSVNGALSYRWQQTAIKNTRLDLINAQYVRNLDPQDFFNVYRSSYTSLNDIAADLNLNDPIYVDQNSNLTVPNGTNNFITDATAGRLNANADQLESIRNIRERRDRLVQDNLIIASSYNWVRNNRQGIYDEDFSRFSIRLESAGNLVSGISSLVNTSQNANGNRRVFGVEFSQYVKPEIEYIKHWQYDNTHVLALKASGGIAIPYGNSDNIPFIRSFFAGGPNDNRAWQAYELGPGSTGGLNDFNIANMKLAFNAEYRFPVIGAFKGALFADIGNIWNALDSEEDPRAVFNELQDLENLAVGTGFGIRYDFGFFVLRFDIGFKTYNPALEKSKRWFTQYNFSQSVFNVGINYPF; encoded by the coding sequence ATGGAACGAAAACTTCACGCAAAAATAGGTTTATTTATAACGCTGGTTATAATTTCCATGTCTTGTAGCACCATCAAGCGAGTACCAGACGGACAAAAGCTTTTGATAGAAAACGAAATCATTGTCGACAGTCTGAATGTCGTTAGCGATCGCGTTTATAACCTGCCTATTCAAAAACCAAATCAAAAACTACTCACATACCCACTTCGATTACATGTTTACAATCTTGCAAGACCACATCGAGATTCTATCTATTTGAAATGGATGCAAGAAAATCCAAAGGCCTTAAAAAGGAGGAATGCGATTTTGTCTGAAAAACAAACCATAGAGTTAGGGGAAGGTCTGGTAGCTTTCAATCAATGGCTTAAAAGAACTGGTGAGGCTCCAGTTTTAGTCAATGAAGACCTAGCCAAAAAATCATCAGAACGCCTGCGTCAATGGTACTGGAATCAAGGCTGGTTCAACACAGAGGTAGATGAAGAAATTGTGGATGCTAAACGCCCTAAAAGAGCCAGAGTTCAGTATTACGTAAACAGGCACCAGCCCTATGTTGTTGATAGCATCAATACAAGAATCAGCACGCCTGTGATCGACTCGCTCTACACAGCGACAAAAGACAATAGCTTATTACAAAGTGGTGAACAGTATTACACCAGGGACATCAACCTTGAAAGAGACCGACTGTACAAACTCTTCCGCAACAGTGGTGTGATTCATATGGAAAAAGAGTTCATTAAGTTTGAGGGCGATACGGTAAACACAGACCATAAAGCCAACTTGACACTCATCATTAGAGATAGAGAAATTCAAGTGGCAGATTCCTCTATACGGGAGCCCTTCAAGCTGCATAAAATTAGCGAAGTCAATATCATTCCAGACTTTCAAACAGATGGCACTGTTGTAAAGGCAGATACTACCGTTTTTAAAAATTATAACATCATTCGTTCTCAAAAGTCCCGGTATAATGAGAAGGTATTGACAGATGCGGTATTTTTTGAGCCTGGATTTGTTTATCGAGATTTAGATCGCGATCGCACCTATAAACGCATTACGGAACTCAACAGCTTCTTATACCCTAGCATCACCTATACAGAAGATCCAGCAGACTCAACAGGTACTAATTTGATAGCAAACGTGCTATTGACCTCAAAGAAAAAATACAATTTGGTTTTTGGAACTGAGGCCTCACACAGTAATATTCAAAGTTTTGGGATAGGATTGAATACTTCCTTCCTAGTTCGCAATATCTTCCATGGTAGCGAACTATTTAGTTTGACTTTTAGAGGAAATATAGGAGCAAGTTCTAACAATGCTACTGGAGACTCTCGCTTTTTCGATCTACAAGAATTAGGAGCGGACGCTAGTTTGATTTTTCCTAGGCTGTTCTTCCCCTTAAAGACAGATGCAATCATTCCTAAATATATGTCTCCTGCTACTAATATGTCCTTGGGTTTTGTGAGTCAAACGAATATTGGGCTCGATCGTCAAAGCGTCAATGGCGCGCTGAGCTATCGATGGCAACAAACCGCTATTAAAAACACCAGGCTTGATTTGATCAATGCACAGTATGTGCGCAATCTAGACCCCCAAGATTTTTTCAATGTTTACCGCAGCAGTTACACCAGTTTGAATGATATAGCGGCAGATTTGAATTTAAATGATCCTATATATGTAGATCAAAACAGCAATCTTACCGTGCCTAACGGGACTAATAATTTTATCACTGACGCCACTGCTGGCAGGTTAAATGCCAACGCTGACCAGTTAGAAAGCATCCGTAACATTAGGGAACGTAGAGATCGACTAGTACAGGATAACCTAATTATCGCCAGTAGTTACAATTGGGTAAGAAACAACCGCCAAGGTATTTATGATGAAGATTTTTCACGATTCAGCATACGATTAGAAAGTGCTGGTAATCTAGTCTCTGGAATATCTAGCTTAGTAAATACATCCCAGAATGCAAATGGAAACCGTAGGGTATTCGGAGTAGAGTTTTCCCAATATGTAAAACCAGAAATTGAATACATCAAACACTGGCAGTACGATAATACACACGTGCTTGCCTTGAAAGCTTCCGGTGGTATCGCTATTCCCTATGGCAACTCAGACAATATTCCATTTATACGATCCTTCTTTGCCGGTGGTCCTAATGATAATAGAGCGTGGCAAGCATATGAATTAGGTCCCGGAAGCACTGGTGGACTTAACGATTTTAATATAGCTAATATGAAGTTAGCTTTCAACGCAGAGTATCGATTCCCAGTAATAGGTGCCTTCAAAGGGGCATTGTTTGCGGATATTGGTAATATTTGGAATGCCTTAGACAGCGAGGAAGACCCTAGAGCAGTGTTTAATGAGCTTCAAGATTTAGAGAATTTAGCTGTTGGAACTGGCTTTGGAATACGTTATGATTTTGGTTTTTTTGTCTTGCGTTTTGATATAGGTTTCAAGACCTACAATCCAGCACTGGAAAAGAGCAAACGCTGGTTCACTCAATATAATTTCTCTCAATCAGTTTTTAACGTGGGGATCAATTATCCTTTCTAG
- a CDS encoding TrmH family RNA methyltransferase — translation MITKNKIKLIKSLARKKNRQQSHLFVVEGYKSIRELKNAGLGIQEIYVTQDAKELDDLEVIHISNKEMQTISNQTTAPGYLAVVETVTTSELPVEGLVIALDGIQDPGNLGTIIRLADWFNVKHLICNHGTVDLYNPKCVQATMGSIARVQVHYMDLKEFFSRTKLPVLVTEMEAPSLYDAQLPKNGILLLGNESNGVSAELLKSGSRISIPSYGEEQEATESLNVATATAIILAEWRRSIGK, via the coding sequence ATGATCACCAAAAACAAAATAAAATTAATCAAAAGCCTTGCTAGAAAGAAGAATAGGCAACAGTCTCATCTATTTGTGGTGGAGGGATATAAGTCTATAAGAGAACTCAAAAATGCGGGTCTTGGTATACAGGAAATCTATGTCACTCAAGATGCGAAGGAACTAGATGACCTTGAAGTCATTCACATTTCAAATAAGGAAATGCAAACGATTTCAAACCAGACGACAGCGCCTGGCTATCTTGCCGTTGTCGAGACTGTGACCACGAGCGAGCTGCCTGTTGAAGGACTGGTTATAGCGCTAGATGGTATTCAGGATCCTGGTAATTTAGGAACAATTATAAGGCTGGCAGACTGGTTTAATGTGAAGCATCTCATTTGTAACCATGGCACAGTAGATCTTTACAATCCTAAATGCGTACAAGCCACTATGGGCTCCATAGCAAGAGTGCAAGTGCATTATATGGATTTGAAAGAATTTTTTAGTAGAACAAAATTGCCGGTACTGGTTACTGAAATGGAAGCTCCTAGTTTGTACGATGCCCAACTTCCTAAAAATGGAATTTTACTACTAGGTAATGAGTCTAATGGAGTATCTGCAGAATTGTTGAAATCAGGTAGTAGGATTTCCATACCCAGTTATGGAGAGGAGCAGGAAGCAACTGAAAGTTTAAACGTAGCAACAGCCACGGCGATCATTCTTGCAGAATGGCGACGGTCTATTGGAAAGTAA
- the porT gene encoding type IX secretion/gliding motility protein PorT/SprT, translating into MEHPRSTEPLNNPALRIFLFLTVLLVGQLCNAQLFTKERILNRENFDKQLLTFGFYMGLNVYDYKFDYNDLTPDEIATQRSVGFNVGVVSDLRLNEYLNLRFEPGVAFSRRDLFFTDPSFTEENERVREVSGTNIQLPLLLKVSTKRLNNWKPFVIGGASYSYNLSSNEDNPDDNSAGQFRQKTGVFNYELGVGVDIYLFYFKFTPSIRGVFAINDELVRDADPDSPYTGNVDSMLSRGVFLNFTFQ; encoded by the coding sequence ATGGAGCATCCACGATCTACAGAGCCATTAAATAATCCTGCCTTGCGTATTTTCTTGTTTCTTACAGTTCTTTTAGTAGGTCAACTATGTAATGCCCAGTTATTTACTAAGGAGCGGATTTTAAACCGAGAGAATTTTGACAAGCAACTATTGACCTTTGGTTTCTACATGGGGTTGAATGTCTATGATTATAAGTTTGATTACAACGATTTGACACCAGATGAGATCGCTACTCAAAGGTCTGTTGGTTTCAACGTGGGAGTTGTTAGTGACCTGCGACTTAACGAATATCTCAATTTGAGATTTGAACCAGGCGTAGCTTTTTCAAGACGAGACCTCTTTTTTACCGACCCATCTTTCACTGAAGAAAATGAACGAGTACGTGAGGTGAGTGGGACAAATATCCAACTGCCGTTGCTGCTTAAGGTATCTACAAAACGTCTGAACAACTGGAAACCATTTGTAATAGGCGGTGCGAGCTACTCCTACAACTTATCCAGCAATGAAGACAATCCTGACGACAATAGCGCTGGACAATTTCGTCAAAAAACTGGTGTATTTAATTATGAGTTGGGTGTAGGTGTTGATATTTACTTATTTTATTTTAAGTTCACTCCATCGATACGAGGCGTTTTTGCCATCAATGATGAACTAGTCAGAGATGCTGACCCAGACAGCCCTTACACTGGTAATGTGGATAGCATGCTGTCTAGAGGGGTTTTTCTCAACTTTACTTTCCAATAG
- the ubiE gene encoding bifunctional demethylmenaquinone methyltransferase/2-methoxy-6-polyprenyl-1,4-benzoquinol methylase UbiE: protein MSEQVKPNQKNAAGKKQQVTQMFDTISGEYDGLNRMISLGLDQKWRDNVVEMVAATNPDSIMDIATGTGDLVIKMAHKTKASRLVGLDISSGMLEVGKIKVKQEELNKRIEMVLGDSENLQFDNDTFDAITVSYGVRNFEDLEKGLSEILRVLKPGGILVVLETSVPQKFPFKQGYYVYSNLVVPTLGKLFSKDRSAYSYLSESASKFPYGERFNNILIKVGFKDIENYLQFHGASTIYRAIK, encoded by the coding sequence GTGTCTGAACAAGTTAAACCGAACCAAAAAAATGCTGCTGGTAAAAAACAGCAGGTCACGCAAATGTTTGATACCATTAGTGGTGAATATGACGGTTTAAACCGCATGATATCACTAGGGCTTGATCAAAAATGGCGGGATAACGTGGTAGAAATGGTAGCCGCTACAAATCCAGATTCCATCATGGACATCGCTACTGGAACTGGAGACCTGGTCATTAAAATGGCTCATAAAACCAAGGCTTCCAGACTTGTGGGTCTAGATATTTCTAGCGGTATGTTGGAAGTAGGCAAAATTAAAGTGAAACAAGAGGAATTGAACAAGCGTATCGAGATGGTCTTGGGTGATTCTGAAAATTTACAGTTTGACAATGATACTTTTGACGCCATCACCGTTTCTTATGGTGTACGTAATTTTGAAGACCTAGAAAAAGGACTTTCTGAAATCCTGCGCGTTCTCAAACCTGGTGGTATTCTTGTAGTTTTAGAAACCAGTGTACCACAAAAGTTCCCTTTTAAGCAAGGTTATTATGTGTACAGCAATCTTGTGGTGCCCACTTTAGGTAAATTATTTTCTAAGGACAGGTCAGCGTACAGCTATCTTTCAGAAAGTGCTTCAAAATTCCCTTATGGCGAGCGTTTCAACAATATTTTGATAAAAGTAGGGTTTAAAGACATAGAAAACTACCTACAATTTCATGGAGCATCCACGATCTACAGAGCCATTAAATAA
- the trkA gene encoding Trk system potassium transporter TrkA, with the protein MKIIIAGAGEVGFHLAKLLSYESQDITLIDPEKEHLIYADTHLDIRTMRGDATSIKVLKNSNVSQADLLISVTSSETTNITVCVLAKQLGAKRTIARISNTEFLDDQEEIGFKGFGIDELISPESLASKEIELLLNQSAFNDSYEFEQGALTMVGVNLTRTAQFVGKTVQQAGEIFPEVHFMPIAIQRFGTQYTLIPRGDTQFKEGDQVYFITTTGGVDELYKLTGKTRRAMRNVMILGGSAIGEQSARQLTKSGINVKLVELDPDKAFDLAERLPETLVISGDGRNVELLQEESIHEMDAFIAVTGNSETNIISCLMAKSKSVGKTISLVENMDYFQLSHSIGIDTLINKKLLAANNIFRYIRKGEVVAMTKLNNMNAELLEFIVKPQSDVCNKRIMNIKVPRSAIIGGVIREGKGNIVLGDFTIKEGDRVVVCCLPRSISKVEKLFQ; encoded by the coding sequence ATGAAAATCATCATCGCGGGAGCTGGCGAGGTGGGATTTCACCTAGCCAAACTGCTCTCCTACGAGTCCCAGGACATCACCCTGATTGATCCAGAAAAGGAACACCTGATCTATGCAGACACCCATCTAGATATCAGAACGATGCGAGGGGATGCCACCTCTATAAAAGTGTTGAAAAACAGTAACGTATCGCAGGCGGACTTATTAATTTCTGTAACCAGTAGTGAAACAACTAACATTACTGTTTGTGTGCTGGCGAAACAACTGGGAGCTAAACGAACGATTGCTCGTATTTCCAATACAGAATTTTTAGATGATCAGGAGGAAATAGGTTTTAAAGGATTTGGTATTGATGAGTTGATATCGCCAGAGTCTCTAGCCAGTAAAGAGATCGAGCTACTGCTCAATCAAAGTGCCTTCAATGATAGTTATGAATTTGAACAAGGAGCACTCACCATGGTGGGGGTAAACTTGACCCGTACGGCGCAGTTTGTGGGTAAAACTGTTCAACAAGCGGGCGAGATATTTCCTGAGGTTCACTTTATGCCTATCGCGATACAGCGTTTTGGTACTCAATATACCTTAATTCCACGTGGAGACACCCAGTTTAAGGAAGGCGACCAAGTGTACTTCATAACTACTACCGGTGGAGTGGATGAATTGTATAAACTGACTGGTAAAACCAGACGAGCGATGAGAAACGTCATGATCTTAGGCGGTAGTGCTATAGGCGAGCAAAGTGCTAGACAATTAACTAAATCTGGGATCAATGTAAAATTAGTAGAATTAGATCCAGATAAAGCTTTTGACCTTGCGGAGCGACTCCCAGAAACCCTAGTCATAAGCGGTGATGGTAGAAATGTGGAATTATTGCAAGAGGAAAGTATTCATGAAATGGACGCCTTTATCGCGGTAACAGGAAATAGTGAGACTAATATCATTTCTTGCTTAATGGCAAAAAGTAAAAGCGTCGGAAAGACAATATCCCTGGTAGAAAACATGGATTACTTCCAGCTTTCTCACAGTATAGGTATTGACACCTTGATCAATAAAAAACTGTTAGCTGCTAACAATATATTTAGATACATACGTAAGGGTGAGGTAGTTGCAATGACCAAGCTCAACAATATGAATGCAGAGCTTTTAGAATTTATAGTCAAGCCACAAAGCGATGTGTGCAACAAGCGCATCATGAATATCAAAGTTCCTCGTAGTGCAATTATAGGCGGCGTGATAAGAGAAGGAAAAGGTAACATTGTTTTAGGTGATTTCACCATCAAAGAAGGCGACAGAGTAGTGGTGTGCTGTTTGCCAAGATCCATTTCTAAAGTGGAAAAATTATTCCAATAA